A genome region from Oceanibaculum indicum P24 includes the following:
- a CDS encoding RelA/SpoT family protein: MMRQYELVERVRSYDPRADEAKLDRAYVYAMKMHGSQKRASGDPYFSHPIEVAGILTDLKLDGDSIVTALLHDTIEDTDATLADIEQLFGKEVARLVDGVTKLTRIELQSDQSKQAENFRKLVLAMSEDIRVLLVKLADRLHNMRTLHFVKSEEKRRRIALETLEIYAPLAERIGIHTWKDELQDLAFRQLHPDARESIVTRLAFLREQGEPLVSRIIAELKKLLAEYGLPGIEVSGREKSPFSIWEKMKRKNVSFEQLSDIMAFRVIVDSVEHCYQALGIIHAQFPTVPGRFKDYISVPKSNGYRSLHTGVIGPERQRIEIQIRTRDMHQTAELGVAAHWDYKQHSGEHQKEGRKYRWIRELLDILESAAGPEEFLEHTKLEMYQDQVFCFTPKGDLISLPRGATPIDFAYAVHSEIGDRCVGAKLNGRLVPLRAQLKNGDQVEIVTSKSQSPSPTWEEFVVTGKAKACIRRFIRQQKRDEFMTLGRTITEKAFRQEGIPFTEKALERAPQIFKLEKLDDLFAQVGEGLLTGLHVVHTLFPETKRNRPEAKPADGKVVPIARARNKARSRDGAVPIRGLIPGMAMHFAKCCHPLPGDRIVGIVTTGKGVTIHTIDCEVLEQFHDTPERWLDVAWDEPGEGADRHVGRLSVIISNEPGSLGNLTMTIGKNRGNINNLKITNRSQDFFDILVDVEVEDVKHLTNIIAALRASPMINSVDRARG; the protein is encoded by the coding sequence ATGATGCGTCAATACGAATTGGTCGAGCGTGTTCGCTCCTACGATCCGCGTGCGGATGAGGCGAAGCTCGATCGCGCCTACGTCTATGCCATGAAGATGCACGGTTCGCAGAAGCGGGCCTCGGGCGATCCTTATTTCTCCCATCCCATCGAAGTCGCCGGCATCCTGACCGACCTGAAGCTGGATGGCGATTCTATCGTCACCGCGCTGCTGCACGACACCATCGAGGATACTGACGCCACGCTGGCGGATATCGAGCAGCTGTTCGGCAAGGAAGTCGCGCGCCTCGTCGATGGCGTGACGAAGCTGACCCGCATCGAGCTGCAGTCCGACCAGTCCAAGCAGGCGGAGAATTTCCGCAAGCTGGTGCTGGCGATGTCGGAGGATATCCGCGTCCTGCTGGTGAAGCTGGCCGACCGGCTGCACAATATGCGCACGCTGCACTTCGTGAAGAGCGAGGAGAAGCGCCGGCGCATCGCCCTGGAGACGCTGGAAATCTATGCGCCGCTGGCCGAGCGCATCGGCATCCACACCTGGAAGGACGAGCTGCAGGACCTGGCCTTCCGGCAGCTGCATCCCGACGCGCGGGAATCCATCGTCACCCGCCTGGCCTTTCTGCGCGAGCAGGGCGAGCCGCTGGTCAGCCGCATCATTGCCGAACTGAAGAAGCTTCTGGCCGAATATGGCCTACCGGGCATCGAGGTGTCGGGGCGGGAAAAATCGCCCTTCTCCATCTGGGAGAAGATGAAGCGCAAGAATGTCAGCTTCGAGCAGCTCTCCGACATCATGGCGTTCCGCGTCATCGTGGATTCGGTGGAGCATTGCTATCAGGCGCTCGGCATCATCCATGCGCAGTTCCCCACCGTGCCCGGTCGCTTCAAGGATTACATCTCGGTGCCGAAATCGAACGGCTACCGCTCGCTGCACACCGGTGTCATCGGGCCGGAGCGCCAGCGCATCGAGATCCAGATCCGCACGCGCGACATGCACCAGACGGCCGAACTGGGCGTGGCCGCGCACTGGGACTACAAGCAGCACAGCGGCGAGCATCAGAAGGAAGGCCGGAAGTACCGCTGGATACGCGAGCTTCTGGATATTCTGGAGAGTGCGGCCGGTCCCGAGGAGTTTCTTGAGCATACCAAGCTCGAAATGTACCAGGATCAGGTGTTCTGCTTCACGCCCAAGGGCGACCTGATCTCGCTTCCGCGTGGTGCCACCCCCATCGACTTCGCCTATGCCGTCCATTCCGAGATTGGCGACCGCTGCGTCGGCGCGAAGCTGAATGGCCGCCTCGTGCCGCTGCGCGCGCAGCTGAAGAATGGCGACCAGGTGGAGATCGTCACCTCCAAGTCGCAGTCGCCGTCGCCGACCTGGGAAGAATTCGTCGTCACCGGCAAGGCCAAGGCCTGCATCCGCCGCTTCATCCGCCAGCAGAAGCGCGACGAGTTCATGACTCTGGGGCGCACGATCACGGAAAAGGCGTTCCGGCAGGAGGGCATTCCCTTCACCGAAAAGGCGCTGGAGCGCGCGCCGCAGATCTTCAAGCTGGAGAAGCTGGACGATCTGTTCGCGCAGGTGGGCGAAGGGCTGCTGACCGGCCTGCATGTCGTCCACACGCTGTTCCCGGAGACCAAACGCAACCGGCCGGAGGCGAAACCCGCCGACGGCAAGGTGGTGCCGATCGCGCGGGCGCGCAACAAGGCGCGCAGCCGCGATGGCGCGGTCCCGATCCGCGGCCTGATCCCCGGTATGGCGATGCATTTCGCCAAATGCTGCCACCCGCTGCCTGGCGACCGTATCGTCGGCATCGTCACCACCGGCAAGGGGGTGACCATCCACACCATCGACTGTGAGGTGCTGGAGCAGTTCCACGACACTCCGGAACGCTGGCTGGATGTCGCCTGGGACGAGCCGGGCGAGGGGGCGGACCGTCATGTCGGCCGGCTGTCGGTCATCATCTCGAACGAGCCCGGCAGCCTTGGCAATTTGACCATGACCATCGGCAAGAATCGCGGCAATATCAATAATCTGAAGATTACCAACCGCTCGCAGGACTTCTTTGACATTCTGGTTGATGTCGAGGTTGAG
- the rpoZ gene encoding DNA-directed RNA polymerase subunit omega: MARVTVEDCVERIPNRFELVMMASHRARQIASGGSLTIERDNDKNPVVALREIADETIELEVLSEALVKREQHTQEPDELVEDDTLELMASESGILGPQGADDRPRAAAEDDDSEGEAEEAGAQFEDIDDDMLRDER; this comes from the coding sequence ATGGCCCGCGTTACGGTCGAAGATTGCGTTGAGCGGATTCCTAACCGGTTCGAGCTGGTGATGATGGCCAGCCATCGCGCGCGGCAGATCGCGTCCGGCGGATCGCTGACCATCGAACGGGACAATGACAAGAACCCCGTCGTGGCCCTGCGGGAGATCGCCGACGAGACCATCGAGCTTGAGGTGCTGAGCGAGGCGCTGGTGAAGCGCGAACAGCACACCCAGGAGCCGGATGAGCTGGTCGAGGACGATACGCTGGAGCTGATGGCGAGCGAGTCCGGTATTCTTGGCCCGCAGGGTGCCGATGACCGGCCGCGCGCCGCCGCCGAGGATGACGATTCCGAAGGCGAGGCCGAAGAGGCCGGCGCGCAGTTCGAGGATATCGACGACGATATGCTGCGCGACGAGCGCTGA
- the folK gene encoding 2-amino-4-hydroxy-6-hydroxymethyldihydropteridine diphosphokinase has protein sequence MILVAIGSNLPGAGFDTPRAVCLAALEMLERDPDIRVVARSRLFESAPVPLSDQPWYANGAVLVETALPPAALLARLHEIEAQFGRVRQVRNEARVLDLDLLAYHDVQNDRAEVPPLLPHPRLRERAFVLRPLLDIARDWCHPGDSRDIPALLAALSPGQALHPIR, from the coding sequence ATGATTCTGGTGGCGATAGGGTCCAACCTGCCGGGCGCAGGGTTCGATACACCGCGCGCGGTCTGCCTTGCCGCCCTGGAGATGCTGGAGCGTGATCCCGACATCCGGGTTGTCGCGCGGTCCCGGCTGTTCGAAAGCGCGCCGGTGCCGCTGTCGGATCAGCCCTGGTATGCGAATGGCGCCGTGCTTGTGGAAACTGCGCTGCCGCCAGCTGCGCTGCTGGCAAGGCTGCATGAGATCGAAGCGCAGTTCGGGCGCGTGCGGCAGGTCCGTAACGAGGCCCGAGTGCTGGACCTCGATCTGCTGGCCTATCATGATGTGCAGAATGACAGGGCGGAGGTGCCGCCGCTTCTGCCGCATCCACGCCTGCGGGAGCGGGCTTTCGTACTGCGGCCGCTGCTGGACATCGCGCGGGACTGGTGCCATCCCGGCGATAGCAGGGACATTCCCGCGCTGCTGGCGGCCCTGTCGCCCGGGCAGGCGCTTCACCCGATCCGCTAG
- a CDS encoding LabA-like NYN domain-containing protein — protein sequence MISYREEKTALFIDGSNLYAAARALGFDIDYKKLLGYFSQKGRLLRAFYYTALVEDAEYSPIRPLIDWLDYNGYTMVTKPTKEFTDSSGRRKVKGNMDIELAIDVMEMAEHVDHIVLFSGDGDFRRLVEAVQRKGVRVSVVSTVRSSPPMVADELRRQADSFIELMDIEGEIARQHQGPRRDDRQERFAGPDDFDDEDGEDEAEVIFQDRTGGRR from the coding sequence ATGATCTCTTACAGAGAAGAAAAAACCGCCCTCTTCATAGATGGGTCGAATCTCTACGCCGCCGCCCGTGCGCTCGGATTCGACATCGATTACAAGAAGCTCCTCGGATATTTCTCGCAGAAGGGTCGTCTGCTTCGCGCCTTTTACTACACGGCGCTGGTGGAAGATGCCGAATATTCGCCAATCCGCCCGCTGATCGACTGGCTGGATTACAATGGCTACACCATGGTCACCAAGCCGACGAAGGAGTTCACCGACTCCAGCGGCCGCCGCAAGGTGAAGGGCAACATGGATATCGAGCTGGCCATAGACGTGATGGAAATGGCCGAGCATGTCGATCACATCGTGCTGTTTTCCGGCGATGGCGATTTCCGCCGGCTCGTCGAGGCGGTGCAGCGCAAGGGTGTGCGCGTGTCCGTGGTCAGCACCGTTCGCTCCAGCCCGCCGATGGTCGCCGACGAGCTGCGCCGTCAGGCCGACAGCTTCATCGAGCTGATGGATATCGAGGGCGAGATCGCCCGCCAGCATCAGGGTCCGCGCCGCGACGACCGCCAGGAGCGCTTCGCCGGCCCCGACGACTTCGATGATGAGGATGGCGAGGACGAGGCCGAGGTGATCTTCCAGGACCGTACCGGCGGCCGGCGGTGA
- a CDS encoding uracil-DNA glycosylase — MIPGALQPERDCQICPRLAAFRAENRQKHEGFFNAPVPPFGDASAKLLIVGLAPGLKGANRTGRPFTGDYAGDLLYPTLVKFGWAQGEYGRDPADGLHLTGCRITNAVKCVPPQNKPTPAEINACRPYLKSELAALPGLRVILALGSIAHTSVLSAYGVRKVLYPFGHGTLHEMPGGVLLADSYHCSRYNTNTGRLTPEMFEDVFRAIAKKIG; from the coding sequence GTGATACCGGGCGCCCTGCAGCCCGAACGCGATTGCCAGATCTGCCCCAGGCTGGCCGCGTTCCGGGCGGAGAACCGCCAGAAGCATGAGGGCTTCTTCAACGCCCCTGTCCCGCCCTTCGGCGATGCCTCTGCGAAACTGCTGATCGTCGGGCTGGCCCCCGGGTTAAAGGGGGCGAACCGCACTGGCCGTCCCTTCACCGGCGACTATGCCGGCGACCTGCTCTATCCCACGCTGGTGAAATTCGGCTGGGCGCAGGGCGAGTATGGCCGCGATCCCGCCGACGGGCTGCATCTTACGGGCTGCCGCATCACCAATGCAGTGAAATGTGTGCCGCCGCAGAACAAGCCGACCCCGGCGGAAATCAATGCCTGCCGGCCCTATCTGAAGTCGGAGCTGGCGGCCCTGCCCGGCTTGCGCGTCATCCTGGCGCTGGGCTCCATCGCGCATACCTCCGTATTGTCCGCCTATGGCGTGCGCAAGGTGCTCTATCCCTTCGGCCATGGCACCCTGCATGAGATGCCCGGCGGGGTGCTGCTGGCGGATTCCTACCATTGCTCGCGCTACAACACGAACACCGGACGGCTAACCCCGGAAATGTTCGAGGATGTGTTCCGAGCGATTGCCAAAAAGATCGGCTAA
- a CDS encoding ABC transporter ATP-binding protein: MASVRLEKLRKSFGRTEVIRDIDLEIADGEFVVFVGPSGCGKSTLLRLIAGLEDATGGDIWIGEDKVTATEPAKRGVSMVFQSYALYPHMTVRKNIAFGLSLSGAAKETVNERVDRVAGMLQIGELLDRRPRELSGGQRQRVAIARAIVREPRVFLFDEPLSNLDAALRVQTRVEIAKMHQDLGATMIYVTHDQVEAMTLADRMVVLNGGRVEQAGKPADLYHKPDNLFVARFLGSPPMNLLPVKAGAAGLDLPGLRKAETLGVRSEDIAFNADGPLEAKVTLVEELGETRLVHATLDDGTGLAFRHREDPPPKRGDKVRLALDPARCHLFDKEGKRL; this comes from the coding sequence ATGGCGTCCGTCAGACTGGAAAAGCTCCGCAAATCCTTCGGCAGGACCGAGGTGATCCGGGATATCGACCTGGAGATCGCGGATGGCGAGTTCGTCGTCTTCGTCGGCCCGTCGGGCTGCGGCAAGTCCACACTGCTGCGGCTGATTGCCGGGCTGGAAGATGCGACCGGCGGCGATATCTGGATCGGGGAGGACAAGGTGACCGCCACGGAGCCGGCGAAGCGCGGCGTGTCCATGGTGTTCCAGTCCTATGCGCTCTACCCGCATATGACCGTCCGCAAGAACATCGCCTTCGGCCTCAGCCTGTCGGGTGCCGCGAAGGAGACGGTGAATGAACGGGTCGACCGTGTCGCCGGCATGCTGCAGATCGGCGAGTTGCTGGACCGCCGGCCGCGTGAGCTGTCGGGTGGGCAGCGCCAGCGCGTGGCCATCGCCCGCGCCATTGTGCGGGAGCCGCGCGTCTTCCTGTTCGACGAGCCGCTGTCTAACCTCGATGCCGCCTTGCGCGTGCAGACCCGTGTCGAGATTGCGAAGATGCATCAGGATCTGGGCGCCACCATGATCTATGTGACGCACGACCAGGTGGAGGCTATGACGCTGGCCGACCGCATGGTGGTGCTGAATGGCGGCCGGGTGGAACAGGCGGGGAAGCCGGCGGACCTCTACCACAAGCCGGATAATCTGTTCGTCGCGCGCTTCCTGGGGTCGCCGCCGATGAACCTGCTGCCGGTGAAGGCCGGGGCGGCCGGGCTTGATCTGCCGGGCCTGCGCAAGGCGGAGACTCTGGGGGTCCGCTCGGAGGACATCGCCTTTAACGCCGACGGGCCGTTGGAGGCGAAAGTGACGCTGGTGGAGGAGCTGGGCGAGACAAGGCTGGTGCATGCCACGCTGGACGATGGAACAGGACTCGCCTTCCGCCACCGCGAGGACCCGCCGCCAAAGCGGGGCGACAAGGTCAGGCTGGCGCTCGATCCGGCGCGCTGCCATTTGTTCGATAAGGAGGGGAAGCGGCTTTAG
- a CDS encoding carbohydrate ABC transporter permease — MTRLLKGAGFWLLVAAILFYLLFPFYYAVLTSLKSGSAVFQVSYWPTELDFSNYVRVFTEQPFARNILNSLLVSFAVVALSLSLGLGAAFALGRVRFRGRSTLLLTILGVSMFPQVAVLSGMFELVRGLGLYNNLLSLVLSYLIFTLPFTVWVLTTFMRNLPGEIEEAAILEGATPFVLVTRIFLPLLWPAMVTTGLLAFIVAWNEFLFALTFTLTNTQRTVPVAIALITGGSEHELPWGNIMAASVTVTVPLILLVLVFQRRLVAGLTAGAVKG; from the coding sequence ATGACCCGGCTGCTGAAAGGGGCGGGGTTCTGGCTGCTGGTCGCGGCGATCCTGTTCTACCTGCTGTTCCCGTTCTATTACGCGGTGCTGACCTCGCTGAAGAGTGGCTCGGCGGTGTTCCAGGTGTCCTACTGGCCGACAGAACTGGATTTCTCCAACTATGTCCGGGTTTTCACCGAACAGCCTTTCGCGCGGAACATCCTGAACTCGCTTCTGGTGTCTTTCGCTGTGGTGGCGCTGTCGCTGTCGCTGGGGCTGGGGGCGGCCTTCGCGCTCGGGCGGGTGCGATTCCGGGGCCGCTCGACGCTGTTGCTGACCATCCTCGGCGTGTCCATGTTCCCGCAGGTGGCCGTGCTGTCCGGCATGTTCGAGCTGGTGCGCGGCCTGGGCCTCTACAACAATCTGCTGAGCCTGGTGCTGTCCTACCTGATCTTCACCCTGCCATTCACGGTCTGGGTGCTGACTACCTTCATGCGCAACCTGCCGGGCGAGATCGAGGAAGCGGCGATTCTGGAGGGCGCCACGCCCTTCGTGCTGGTTACCCGCATCTTCCTGCCGCTGCTGTGGCCGGCGATGGTGACCACCGGCCTGCTGGCCTTCATCGTCGCCTGGAACGAGTTCCTGTTCGCGCTGACCTTCACGCTGACCAATACGCAGCGCACGGTGCCGGTCGCCATCGCGCTGATCACCGGCGGCAGCGAGCACGAGCTGCCCTGGGGCAACATCATGGCGGCCTCCGTCACCGTCACCGTGCCGCTGATCCTGCTGGTGCTGGTGTTCCAGCGCCGTCTGGTGGCCGGGCTGACGGCTGGCGCGGTCAAGGGATAG
- a CDS encoding carbohydrate ABC transporter permease: MTSDLTRARIRSAWLFLAPMLLVLALVAAWPLARTFYFSLTDAELSRFGDYGFIGLENFLAESRGVTYGILADPLWWVAVKNTLLFALVSVFFETVFGVIIALVLNASFPGRALMRAAVLIPWAIPTVVSAKMWAWMLHDQFGIVNDALLRLGLISAPVAWLASSDLALWSVVAVDVWKTTPFVALMVLAALQMLPRDCYEAARVDGIHPVRVFFHVTLPLIKPALIVAVIFRLLDAMRVFDIVYIMTGNAEATMTMSVYARQQFVDFQDVGFGSAASTLLFAAIALLTVIYLMATRADLGGRAR; encoded by the coding sequence ATGACCAGTGACCTCACCCGCGCTCGCATCCGTTCTGCCTGGCTGTTCTTGGCGCCGATGCTGCTGGTGCTGGCGCTGGTCGCCGCCTGGCCGCTGGCACGCACCTTCTATTTCAGCCTGACCGATGCGGAGCTGTCGCGCTTCGGCGACTACGGCTTCATCGGCCTGGAGAATTTCCTGGCGGAGAGCAGGGGCGTCACCTACGGCATCCTGGCGGACCCGCTCTGGTGGGTTGCGGTCAAGAACACGCTGTTGTTCGCCCTGGTCTCGGTGTTTTTCGAGACGGTGTTCGGCGTCATCATCGCGCTGGTGCTGAATGCCAGCTTTCCCGGCCGGGCGCTGATGCGGGCCGCCGTGCTGATCCCCTGGGCGATCCCGACCGTGGTGTCGGCCAAGATGTGGGCCTGGATGCTGCACGACCAGTTCGGCATCGTGAATGATGCGCTGCTGCGGCTCGGCCTCATCTCGGCGCCGGTGGCCTGGCTGGCCTCCAGCGATCTGGCGCTGTGGTCGGTGGTGGCAGTCGATGTCTGGAAGACAACCCCCTTCGTCGCGCTGATGGTGCTGGCTGCGCTGCAGATGCTGCCACGCGACTGTTACGAGGCGGCCCGCGTGGACGGCATTCATCCGGTGAGGGTGTTCTTCCACGTTACCCTGCCGCTCATCAAGCCGGCGCTGATCGTTGCGGTGATCTTCCGGCTGCTGGATGCGATGCGGGTGTTTGACATCGTGTACATCATGACCGGCAATGCCGAGGCGACGATGACCATGTCGGTCTATGCCCGCCAGCAATTCGTCGATTTCCAGGATGTCGGCTTTGGTTCCGCCGCCTCGACACTGCTGTTCGCCGCCATCGCGCTGCTGACGGTGATCTATCTGATGGCGACCCGCGCCGATCTGGGCGGGAGGGCACGATGA
- a CDS encoding ABC transporter substrate-binding protein, producing MQISISCGAVGVELELCREGVSAWEEQTGNRVEIVSTPNSSTERLALYQQMLAAGADDIDVFQIDIVWPGILGGYFIDLAPYSDGAEKAHFPNLIENDTVDGKLVALPWWTDAGVLFYRRDLLEKHDFAPPETWAELTAIAGTVQQAEREAGNGDLWGYVWQGRAYEGLTCNGLEWIDSFGGGTIVADDGTITVNNSRAAAALDLAASWVGSISPRGVLNYDEEAARGVFQSGRAVFMRNWPYAWSLAQGQDSPVRGKVGVVALPAGSPDGQRSACLGGWHLAVSRFSEHPAEAADLVLFLTSAERQKVRAVRGSYNPTRPALYEDQEVLGVSPFFDTLYETFETANPRPARATGTRYNRVSFAFSRAIHEILSKGIEPAPRLAELERDLLRLSRGGQW from the coding sequence GTGCAGATATCCATCTCCTGCGGTGCCGTCGGGGTGGAGCTGGAACTGTGCCGCGAAGGCGTTTCCGCCTGGGAGGAGCAGACCGGCAACCGGGTGGAGATCGTCTCCACCCCCAACTCCTCGACCGAGCGGCTGGCACTCTACCAGCAGATGCTGGCGGCCGGTGCCGACGATATCGACGTGTTCCAGATCGACATCGTCTGGCCGGGCATATTGGGCGGCTATTTCATCGACCTTGCGCCCTATAGCGACGGTGCGGAGAAGGCGCATTTCCCGAATCTGATCGAGAATGACACGGTGGATGGAAAGCTGGTGGCGCTGCCCTGGTGGACCGATGCCGGTGTGCTGTTCTACCGCCGTGACCTGCTGGAAAAGCATGATTTCGCGCCGCCGGAAACCTGGGCCGAACTGACCGCCATCGCCGGCACCGTGCAGCAGGCGGAACGCGAGGCCGGCAATGGTGATCTGTGGGGCTATGTCTGGCAGGGGCGGGCCTATGAAGGGCTGACCTGCAACGGGCTGGAATGGATCGATTCCTTCGGCGGCGGCACCATTGTCGCCGATGACGGCACGATCACCGTGAACAATTCGCGCGCGGCGGCGGCACTGGACCTTGCCGCCTCCTGGGTCGGCAGCATCTCCCCCCGCGGCGTGCTGAACTATGACGAGGAGGCCGCGCGCGGCGTGTTCCAGAGCGGCCGAGCCGTCTTCATGCGCAACTGGCCCTATGCCTGGTCGCTGGCACAGGGGCAGGACAGCCCGGTGCGCGGCAAGGTTGGCGTCGTGGCATTGCCCGCCGGATCGCCGGATGGCCAGCGCAGCGCCTGTCTCGGCGGCTGGCATCTGGCGGTATCGCGTTTCTCCGAACATCCGGCGGAGGCGGCCGATCTGGTGCTGTTCCTGACCAGCGCCGAGCGGCAGAAGGTGCGCGCGGTGCGTGGCTCCTACAACCCGACACGCCCGGCGCTCTATGAGGATCAGGAGGTGCTGGGCGTCAGCCCCTTCTTCGATACGCTGTACGAGACCTTCGAGACCGCTAATCCACGTCCGGCGCGGGCAACCGGCACACGCTACAACCGGGTGTCCTTCGCCTTCTCGCGGGCGATCCATGAAATCCTGTCGAAAGGCATCGAGCCCGCACCCCGCCTGGCCGAGCTGGAACGCGACCTGCTCCGGCTCAGCCGTGGCGGCCAGTGGTGA
- the ggpS gene encoding glucosylglycerol-phosphate synthase produces MTKSDLVIVYHRQPYEEAVENGRRVYRENKSPNGIVPTLKSFFGRIAEGRGAWVAWKQVSAKQQEKFDRVIRIEDSYGNYAVSRLPLTAEQVKSFYHVTSKEALWPILHSFPWLFRYENADWNTFREVNWLFAEAAAAQAEDDALVWVHDYNLWLVPKYLRQIKPSLKIAFFHHTPFPSPDVFNVLPWRAEIVDSLLDCDLVGFHIPRYSKNFADVARSLRDVEVTETVRVESGMSPSGMALSEPDVPVRLSHKGRSVNLDAFPVGTNPEIITELLKGEPSRQIQKTIREELEGQRLILAVGRTDYTKGMKETLQAYERLLERRPELHGKVKLLLVSVQAASGMKIYRDTQREIEALVGRINGRFTNLRWSPVFLFSNAIPFDRLIAYYKMADVCLIAPLRDGLNLVAKEYVAAKQGDLGVLVLSEFTGCAVELPQAVLANPYSARAMDAALDQALDMPEEEKRERMRAMHQNVLHYDVSRWARHTLERFGEIGEGLRTKPEAAA; encoded by the coding sequence ATGACCAAATCGGATCTCGTCATCGTCTATCATCGCCAGCCCTATGAGGAGGCGGTGGAGAACGGTCGGCGGGTCTATCGGGAGAACAAGAGCCCGAACGGGATTGTCCCGACCCTGAAGAGTTTCTTCGGCCGAATTGCCGAGGGGCGCGGCGCCTGGGTTGCCTGGAAGCAGGTGTCGGCGAAGCAGCAGGAGAAGTTCGACCGCGTCATCCGCATCGAGGACAGCTACGGCAATTACGCGGTCTCCCGCCTGCCGCTGACGGCCGAGCAGGTGAAGAGCTTCTACCACGTCACTTCGAAGGAGGCGCTGTGGCCGATCCTGCACTCCTTCCCCTGGCTGTTCCGCTACGAGAATGCCGACTGGAATACCTTCCGCGAGGTGAACTGGCTGTTCGCCGAGGCCGCCGCCGCGCAGGCCGAGGACGACGCCCTGGTCTGGGTGCATGACTACAATCTGTGGCTGGTGCCGAAATATCTGCGGCAGATCAAGCCGTCGCTGAAGATCGCCTTCTTCCACCACACGCCTTTCCCATCTCCGGATGTGTTCAACGTGCTGCCCTGGCGGGCCGAGATTGTGGACAGCCTGCTGGACTGCGACCTCGTCGGCTTTCACATTCCGCGCTATTCCAAGAACTTCGCCGATGTCGCGCGCTCGCTGCGCGATGTTGAGGTGACGGAAACCGTACGCGTCGAGAGCGGCATGTCGCCGAGCGGGATGGCCTTGTCGGAGCCGGATGTGCCGGTGCGCCTCAGCCACAAGGGACGGAGCGTCAATCTCGATGCCTTCCCGGTCGGCACCAACCCGGAGATCATCACCGAACTGCTGAAGGGCGAGCCCAGCCGGCAGATCCAGAAGACCATCCGGGAGGAGCTGGAAGGCCAGCGGCTGATCCTGGCGGTGGGGCGGACCGACTACACCAAGGGCATGAAGGAAACCTTGCAGGCCTATGAACGGCTTCTGGAACGGCGCCCGGAACTGCATGGCAAAGTGAAGTTGCTGCTGGTCTCAGTGCAGGCGGCCAGCGGCATGAAGATCTACCGTGACACGCAGCGCGAGATCGAGGCGCTGGTCGGCCGCATCAATGGCCGTTTCACCAATCTGCGCTGGTCGCCGGTCTTCCTGTTCTCCAACGCCATCCCGTTCGACCGGCTGATTGCCTATTACAAGATGGCGGATGTCTGCCTGATCGCGCCGCTGCGCGACGGGCTGAACTTGGTCGCCAAGGAATATGTCGCGGCCAAGCAGGGCGATCTCGGCGTACTGGTGCTGTCGGAATTTACCGGCTGTGCCGTCGAACTGCCGCAGGCGGTCCTCGCCAATCCTTATTCGGCGCGAGCGATGGATGCCGCCCTCGACCAGGCGCTCGACATGCCGGAGGAAGAGAAGCGGGAGCGCATGCGCGCGATGCACCAGAATGTCCTGCATTACGACGTCTCGCGCTGGGCGCGCCATACGCTGGAACGCTTCGGCGAGATCGGCGAGGGGCTGCGCACCAAGCCGGAGGCGGCGGCCTGA
- a CDS encoding HAD-IIB family hydrolase → MQNLNLILATDLDGTFLGGSDEQRRDLYEHLNQRDDALLIFVTGRDLDFIRGLIAQPGMPRPHYIIGDVGTTIVNGQDFAPLAEVQDEIGERWGDAGDRVRKMLADEPGLELQPTPFHRRVSYYYQPDSLRPETLRKIEEAGFDWLLSAETFLDVLPKGVAKGPTLLRTVTALGLPQDRVLVAGDTLNDLSLFETKLKGVAVGNSEPKLVEAIDGYDWVYRSPLPGAAGIADALRHFRMHPKALEGENIS, encoded by the coding sequence ATGCAAAATCTCAATCTCATTCTGGCAACCGATCTTGACGGTACTTTTCTGGGCGGCAGCGACGAACAGCGCCGCGATCTCTACGAGCATCTGAATCAGCGCGACGACGCGCTGCTGATCTTCGTCACCGGCCGCGATCTCGACTTCATCCGCGGCCTCATCGCACAGCCGGGCATGCCACGGCCGCACTACATCATCGGCGATGTCGGCACCACCATTGTGAATGGCCAGGATTTCGCGCCGCTGGCCGAGGTGCAGGACGAGATTGGCGAACGCTGGGGCGATGCCGGCGACCGGGTGCGCAAGATGCTGGCGGACGAGCCGGGGCTGGAACTGCAGCCCACACCGTTTCACCGCCGGGTCAGCTATTACTATCAGCCGGATTCCCTGCGTCCCGAGACACTGCGCAAGATCGAGGAAGCCGGCTTCGACTGGCTGCTGTCGGCGGAAACCTTCCTGGATGTGCTGCCCAAGGGCGTGGCGAAGGGGCCGACGCTGCTGCGCACCGTCACGGCGCTGGGCCTGCCGCAGGACCGTGTGCTGGTCGCCGGTGACACGCTGAACGACCTGTCGCTGTTCGAGACAAAGCTGAAAGGGGTTGCCGTCGGCAATTCCGAACCGAAGCTGGTCGAGGCCATCGACGGCTATGACTGGGTCTATCGCAGCCCGCTGCCAGGGGCGGCGGGCATCGCCGATGCGTTGCGGCATTTCCGCATGCATCCGAAGGCACTGGAGGGGGAGAACATCTCATGA